TGTAATTTTATATACAAAATAGAGTTTTTTTGTGGACCAAGTTTTAACTTTTCTTTGTAAAATCAAATGTAAAAAAGCTTTGTATCCTTGAGGATCTGCTTACGGTGGGGTGTTTCTTTATTTTATCGTTGAAATTGAGTAGGTATGATTTACACGTAGAACAGTTTGATCTTAGATGCCTCCGATATAACTCCAATCGGAATTGTTGCACTCCATGCATACCTTTACCTGTATGTGTCTTCGAGTCCTGATGTAtccgcatgcatgcattacgTCATGCCGTAATTGAAGTTTGCTTCCGACGGCAGCCTGCTCATGAGACATCATCGCCGGCGAACTCACATCTACTCTTGATCTGCCTTGCTGGAGTCCAGCAGTCACCCTGCATAGTGCATTGGCCTTCCTTCGCCAGCGAGAGTTACTTTGGGCGGTTCCGTGGTATCTtcgatcaattttttttttggatagtTGGTTTCGATGGGTgttgtttcctttttattgATCGTCGGTGCTTGGTTTCCATACCGAGTTCCAATTGTTTCCATACATACGGAGATTGATTCGGGATTGGATTTCCGTACTTAATTAGCGAGATTGATTTGTATGTCGAACcgattggattggattggacCGTTTCCAATTGGATTGGCCTTGATTGCCCTCGTTCAGATATCCCCAGTCGGATTGGAATTCTGTAGCGAGTTTGATTTTGTTTCCATAGCAAATACCGTTATTAAAAGCAGCTACTGTGATTGGTTGATACACCCTATGATTAAATCTATAGGGACCGTCCTTTTGCAAAATCTGAGCCATAAAATTTCCAAATTCCGttactttaattagatattagattATTCTCGCTGGGCCCAATTTGTCCATCTGGGCTTAATATTCTGGCTTTAACACATTTCCTGGACCAGGCCGGCCCGGCCATTCTTGGGCTTTCTCTAATCCAAAAACATCAGGCTGCAAGCAATGGCTGTAATTAAACTCGTCCGGTCCAGACACTTGGCCCAAAGAAGCCTTGGGTCATAGTGGCCAAAAGAAGCCTTTATGACCTCCCAATGCTGTGCATGCTTGCAGTTGCAAGGCGGCCCACGTACAACCCACCAGCGTAAGGTAAAGTGGCCATATATATTACCGATCGACATGTGGGAAAACATACAAGTGGAAAGTGGAAATGGAAACATACATAAATCAAGGGAGAGTGTAAATCAAAGATAGGACCAGCTAACGGTCGACGAAACCAAAAGGGAAACAAATTAAGCGCCGGGGATCGACGAACATCCTAGTGATCCCCGGTGATCTTCTCCTTGGCGCTgttggtggtgtccttggcgCTGTTTGTGGCGTCCTTGGCGCTGTCCTTGGCGGTGTCTCCTCCCATCCCCAGCGTGTtcgccaccgcgtccttgGCTCCCACCACCGCGTTCACCACCTGCTCCCCGGCCTGCAGAAAGAAGAACAGTCCAAACAAATTCAGCATCCATAGCTCAAAAGCAGTGTCAAATGATCAGTAACTTGTTTGAAGAATTCCAAGTGATTTGACTGTTAATTACCTGCTGGAGGACGCTGCCGGTCTTGTCCTTGCCAGCGACGGCGGACTCCTTGGTATACTGGGTCGCATCAGATGCTCTTTCCTGTGTATACTGCGCTGTCTCCGCCGCCTTCTGCCTTGCGGCCTCGGCGGTCTCGGAGGCCTTCTGCTTGGCCGCCTCCGTCTTCTCGCCGAGGAAGCTACCGGTGTTGTCCTTGCCTTCCACGGCGCGGTCCTTGGCGGCCTGGGCCGTCTGGGCCGTCTTGTCCTTGGCCGCCTGAgccgtctccgccgtcctGTCCTTGGCCTCCCCGGCCTTCTGCTTCGTGGCCTCCGTCGCCTGCCCCGCCTTGTCCTTGGTCGCGCCCATCATCTGCCCCGACTTCTCCTGCAAAACAAAGTGCAAACCATCCAATTTTCAGTGAACCGCACATCTTTTTTGCTGTATGTATGAATGTAACAAGAAGTTCAGAAGGAAatgttggttggttggttacCTCGGCGCGGGCCTTGGTCTCGCCGGCCTGGTAGCTCGCCTGGTTCGTGTTGGAGGCCATCTTTCTGTTAGTACCTCTCACGCACGAACTGGAATCGAGATTGCTAGTAGGATGGAGTAAATCACTTTTGGGCGTAGTATTGCTGAATCGATCGAGAGTGTTTTTGTGGAGAGGTGCTTTGAAGCAGGTGCAATTTATAGGGGCGCGGCTACGGGACACGTTGCGGGAGTGGGCTCGTACACGGGCGCCACGTAGAAAGGACACGCGTTGTCACCCTTCCGGTGGTACCTTCGCGAACCTCTGCCATGTCGATGGACCGAACGAAACCCATGATGCAGGAGCGAAGCAAAAGGCCAAACGGGAGTGAAGAAGCTGCGATGGATAAACAAATGTTGTTGAAGGGGGAGGTGGCGAGCCAGCCCTGGCACTGGCAGTGCAGCGTGCCGGTGGCAGAGAGCCAGAGATCGAGACCAAGTTGGATCCGGCTTTCTGCGTGTGCTGGTGGCTTTGGCTTTGCGGTTTACACTTGGGAATTGGGGATCGACGCCAGGCCGCAGCCATGTGCGCCGCTAGCTCCCGTGAACCGACGTGTGACAGCTTCTTCGCGAAGGTTACCGTAGACCGTagtgcaactttttttttaacacagTCCGGCTTGGCTTACCGCAAAAGGAAACCGTCCGGACCACGCAGATAAAACAATGCGAATATCAGAATATGCGATGTGCATGTGGCGTTTGGAGAATCTGCACCCCGCGCGATGATCAGAAAAATTCCAAGGATGTACCAATTGAGTCGACTTGTACAATGTGCATGAAATGTGTAATCGGcctcgttttttttcttttttctgtctgAACATGTTTTCTCTTCCGAGCGAAGGGGAGAAATCTCGGACATGACTGGGCTAGGGGACTGGGATCCGGTGCACGGCGTACCCTGCCCCCCTTTATCCACCATCCAATCCAATCGGACGGCCTGGAGCGCAGACggtgattttttctttttttggaagaacatGCAGCGATTCAGCAGGCTAGTTGACTCCTTGCACAGTCCTTCAGTGCGAAAGACATGGCGCTGAATCTGCTGCCATGGCCTACCGTTCCACGAGCCGGCGGCTGGACGGGCTGGCAAGATTGGCCGCCGTTTTACTGGCTGCTCCGGTTAGCACGCGGACCGCACAGCAGGCTAGAGCTCGCTCCATTCCCTttcacgcggcggcggcggacctcGCGTGATTTCATCACAGGGTCGTTTCTCTGCTGCAGTTCCTTTCAAATGGCTCCCATTCAGATGCTCGCAGTGAATACTGATCTCAAAATGTTTCGTCTTCAGAAGATTGGAGGCATGTTCCAGGAACGGCGGTGCCGggcggaggagctcgtcgAGTGGGAGCCCTCGGTGCGGGGCAGAGGACTAGAGGAGTCCGTCGGAGCAGCAGCATAGGGCAGAGGAGTCGGTCGAACTGGTTCCGAAGGGGCCTGCCGACGTCGTGTTCTTCAGTGCGAGCCGCCGGAGATCGCTCCCCTTCCTttcccgcggcggcggcggagatctCTCCCCTGCCCGAGAACTCGCAAAAATGTGCCCGTCAGAGGATTCCCAATTCCCACGAAGCTACTTTTTACCCAGTCCTGTCCGATGCGTGGGCTCGTGGTCGTTGTGACTAGCTGATGCCGTTGGATTAAAATGGATGGCGGATAGGAGGGGGCAGGGCACGCTGTGCCTTGACAGAGGCAGGGCACGGGATCTCTGTCCTGGGCTAGGGCCCTAGGCCCAGATTCTCCATCCAGCTGGGCTTATTATTCTCGGTTTAACACTATTCCTGGACCAGGCCGGCTATTGGACTTTCTTTCCAAAACATAAACGCGAGGAGGCTGGCCGAGTAAAACGCTGCCTCTGaaatatacattttttttacgagGTGCCTCTGAAATATATACTCGTCTGGTTCAGAAATGAGAAATGTGGCCGAGAAACCAGACCCCCCCACCCTTTTCCGCTAAGGTAGTAAAGGTACCGTATCTACAAGTCGTAGGCTCCATGTCCAATGCATTCGATTCGTTCGATCATGCGCACATGCTGGTTGCGCTTCTAGCCCCCTCCATTTTCAGCAATGCAGCTGACGGTCTTCAGCAAACCACTAGATACCTAGGAAATAGTAGGAGCAGCCCCGTTATCCGGCCTGCAGTGCACTGGACCGCGCTCACATGCCTTGCATGCACGACGCCACAAATTCTGCTACGTACTGCACGCATTTAGATGCCACAGTATGTTGACTAGCACGTGAGAGTGAACACCCCAAATTCTATGTGCAGTGAAACAGCCCAAATTCTATGTGTAGTGAAGTATCATGACCGTCCAAGTTCATTTTACCGCCCAAATTCTACGTGTAGCGAAGCAGCATGACTGTCTAAGTTATGTTTACTGCAGTTAAGAAAGAGCTGCTTCCCTGCTCTACTTCACCTCCTAAAACTTAGGTCATCCTAAACCCAATTCGTCCTCTCCCCATTGGTGTGTGTTATGTTCCTCTTCCGATCTTCCCTCATGACGACGCATCTCCACACATCTCTGGCACATGGTATTGAGCCGTAGCAGAGTCCGTCCTACTCCTCGTCTTATTTGCGGCAAACTATATAAAAGGCTTGATCAACGTCGTATCTCAACCTGTTCAATCAACTAGTCTATATGATAAATTTAGAAGGTTTTTCAAAGTAAAAGACTTCTAGAAATCTCACCATCAGTTCGATCAAAATGGTaggacttttttttgtttatcaaaTTGAAATTGACAAATTGGTTTTTGTTTGAAAGTGTTGACATTAGAGTGGCCAAGACTTGATCTGGTATGAGATCAGGCAACATGAGAGTTTTGTGTAGTATAGTGGGTTTTGCAACCATAGGACGACAAATACGTGAAGACTTTGtgtggaaaaaataaaatacggagtagaatattttgaaatgctccctccgtttcttaaATTATGgcgtatattgtttttttttacccagcctttgaccaagatttagtctattactccctccgtcccataatatgaggcacgcactCATTTCTAGATCGTCAATTTATctaactaaatataatttaaaaaataaaaaattacatcATTAGAAAATTCTttcgataacgaatctaatgatgtattttttttaaagaaaaatacatattttaATAATTTAATTGAGAATTTAGGGATGCGTGCGTCgctcatattatgggacggaaggagtaatatgtactttttgtgaaataaaattgatattaTTAAATTCGTATTCAAAATTACTtgtttatgattatgatttataTCCCATAAGTCACATGTTACTGGTTTGATCAAACGCtcggtcaaaaaaaacaatgtaGACCTTAATTTGAAAAACACAGGGAGTACCTAACTTCATAATGGATTGAGAAAATGCTACACTGATGCCTTCATTCGACGAGGTTTTTGGAACTACCGGTTGAATGACTAaaaattttggtcaaaatGCAGACAAAGGTGCCACATTTTGTCGATTTCTTGTCCGGAATCACTGCAATTCCGACAGCAGGAAACCCTAAACCCTCGCCTGTCCCCCACCGTGACCGACCgaccatggccggcggcgacgaactCGCCGCCCTCCACGAGCAGGCCGTCCTCGCCTCCTgtgccgccgtctccgcctccgACCTCGACCTCGCCTTCCAGCTCCAGGTCGCCGAGGCCATCCAAGCTTCTCTCCGCACCAACGGTAACCCCTCCTCTTCCAatgctgccaccgccgttgcCTCCTCCTCGTTCCAGCCCGCCCCCGCGCTCGAGTCCTCGGACGTCGCGTACGCCATGGCCATCCAGGCCGCCGACGCCTGCCGCGCGCACCACGCCCTAGCGGCCGCCTCCGTCCGCGTCGCCGCCCACGACGCCCTCTTCGCgcgcgagctcgccgccgtcccggAGGACAAATGGGCCCGCGACGGCGACAACATCGAGCGCCCGCTGGACCCCGCTCGCCCTCTCTTCCGCGTCTTCTTCAAGGGCATGTCCAGCAAGGAGATGGTGGGGCCACGGGAGCGAGACCCCGGCGTCGCGGTGCTCGCCGTGGCCGTGTGCGGCCCTCGGGGGGAGGTGGTGCTCAGGATTCAGAAGCCGGTGGAAGCGTCTGTGGGCGGGCGCATGACGCTCGAGGTATTGGCGCTCAACGAAGCCCTCCACGCGGCGCTTGGTTTGGGGATCCGAAGCATCAAGATTGTCACCGATTACAAAGTGCTGCAcaaccatgcatgcagcttCTAAATCTTTGCCTTTCATTTTACATTCTATTAATGCTCTGTAAATAAAGCTAAGCAGATGTTTACTTCAAGGACCCGAAGATTAGAGAATCTTTTTGTTGTGTCGATAAAAATGATCTTGCTCTGTAAGTAACCTATCAATTGTTTTCTTAATATTTGTTAATTGAGAGTCTTTACTCTTTATTGATGTTTGCCTGTTCCAATATTCGCTGGTGGAGATTTTCTGCGTTGACAGTCCCTTTTCTTTTCGCAGTTTCAGCTGAAACTACAGTATTCTTAAGTTCACGTTCAGTGcaaattttctttctttcttttaagCAAGGGTTTGGACATTTGGTTGATCTTGCCATAATTTTTTCCTACCTCATTGTGATGCCGTCATGGACTGTATTATCACAGCAGTATGCAGTAAAGTTGTAGGTCAAGACTAAAATGGGACATCTGTAGCAACAGAACTTTAAATTTGACCATAGTGAGTTAGTGACATATATCTCCTTCAGTGCTGGCCTTTGTTCTGAGTTCATTGTAGAAGTGTTTGTTCCTTAACATTTTGCATTTATGTGAAATTACTCGATGTACATGTAAAATCAATGGTTAAGTGACTGGTTTCTTTAGTATTTATCTTATTGTTGTGTCTTGTACATATTCTTCATAATATACAAGATAGAGGAGGAATAGACTTATGTTTATTTGCTGATCATTGAGATTGCAGCTGCTTGGAATTTGGCGTCCGGCACAAAAGAAGCTTGCAGATATGATAAATCAGGTTCTGTTGGTACGAAAGAATTTCGAGAAATGTGAAATCTTACTTGTTGAACGAAGTCAACTTCAATACGGGAGGAAACTAGCCATGGATTCATTAGGGTCTCAGATTGCCAAAGCTATTGCTGTTAATGCTGGCATGGGGATGAGAGAGAACTGCCCGATCTGCCTGGAAGACACTGATGTTTCTAAGATTCATGCAGTTGAAGGTTGTTCACACCGCTTTTGCTTCTCCTGCATGAAGGAGCATGTGAAAGTTAAGCTACTCCATGGAATGCTCCCAGCTTGCCCACAAGATGGTTGCACTAAACAGCTAACTGTAGAGGGTTCAAAGGTATTCCTATCGCCACGACTGTTAGGGATCATGGTGCAACGTATAAGGGAAGGACAAATCCCTCCTACTCAAAAGGTTTATTGTCCGTACCCCAAGTGCTCAGCCTTAATGTCGTTGAGTGAAGTGATACAGCCAATGGAAGCATCTTCTTCAAAGTACACTGCTGCTGATGCCGCCACATTGAGAAAGTGTATCAAATGCAGAGGCTCGTTCTGCATCAGGTGTAAGGTTCCATGGCATGACCGGTTAACTT
The Brachypodium distachyon strain Bd21 chromosome 2, Brachypodium_distachyon_v3.0, whole genome shotgun sequence genome window above contains:
- the LOC100822744 gene encoding ABA-inducible protein PHV A1; protein product: MASNTNQASYQAGETKARAEEKSGQMMGATKDKAGQATEATKQKAGEAKDRTAETAQAAKDKTAQTAQAAKDRAVEGKDNTGSFLGEKTEAAKQKASETAEAARQKAAETAQYTQERASDATQYTKESAVAGKDKTGSVLQQAGEQVVNAVVGAKDAVANTLGMGGDTAKDSAKDATNSAKDTTNSAKEKITGDH
- the LOC100830199 gene encoding uncharacterized protein LOC100830199, which encodes MQTKVPHFVDFLSGITAIPTAGNPKPSPVPHRDRPTMAGGDELAALHEQAVLASCAAVSASDLDLAFQLQVAEAIQASLRTNGNPSSSNAATAVASSSFQPAPALESSDVAYAMAIQAADACRAHHALAAASVRVAAHDALFARELAAVPEDKWARDGDNIERPLDPARPLFRVFFKGMSSKEMVGPRERDPGVAVLAVAVCGPRGEVVLRIQKPVEASVGGRMTLEVLALNEALHAALGLGIRSIKIVTDYKVLHNHLLGIWRPAQKKLADMINQVLLVRKNFEKCEILLVERSQLQYGRKLAMDSLGSQIAKAIAVNAGMGMRENCPICLEDTDVSKIHAVEGCSHRFCFSCMKEHVKVKLLHGMLPACPQDGCTKQLTVEGSKVFLSPRLLGIMVQRIREGQIPPTQKVYCPYPKCSALMSLSEVIQPMEASSSKYTAADAATLRKCIKCRGSFCIRCKVPWHDRLTCYQYKIMYPDAQSEDAKLKNLAKHWMWRNCAKCNHMIELAEGCYHI